From Streptomyces sp. TLI_053, a single genomic window includes:
- the pulA gene encoding pullulanase-type alpha-1,6-glucosidase — MLLAAALTAASLGTAGPAALAAAPPGPPSDAALAATAGRHDLTREQFYFVLPDRFANGDRGNDTGGITGTRLDHGLDPADKGFYHGGDLAGLIQRLDYIQDLGTTAIWMAPIFTNKPVQGAGDAAGAGYHGYWITDFTRVDPHFGTNEQLKELIAKAHARGIKVFFDVITNHTADIIDNRQGQSGYRSTGAYPVLDADGRPVDETALADAAAAWPKLTKDSFPYSPVFRKPSDATAKTPAWLNDPALYHNRGDSTFAGESATEGDFSGLDDLDTQNPKVVKGFEKVYQQWVEEAGVDGFRIDTVKHVNMAFWQQWAPALKKFAAERGNKKFFMFGEVYSGDPAVTAPYVTKGRLQATLDFPFQGAARAYVSQGGPARGLAELYGQDHRYTTADTDAYELPTFLGNHDMGRFGSFLLADNPGADEATLLKKDRLGNELMFLTRGQPVVYYGDEQGFTGAGGDKDARQDVFASQTPSYNTDRVLGGTPGPADRYDRDAAPYRDIAALAKLRRDHPALADGAQIERYAADGPGVYAFSRIDAAQQIEYLVAVNNAPEAKTVTLDTFSAGQGFDRIYPAAGERVSSGADRRVTVTVPALSSLVLRAAGKAAPLPAAPSIAVEAPADGSTGTVTVGAKVPGGGFGRVTFAAQVGDRPWQVLGTSDTGTSGSAGQKPYAVTQDLAGVAPGTPVRYKAVVQDAAGRLASATGGFTTGTPAPKPVPSAAARPYAVVHYQRKDGDYDGWNLYAWGDLADGEATQWPAGHGFTGRDAYGAFAYVKLRPGASDLGFVVEKDGVKDVDADRHLDLGATGEVWLKEGDPAVRTANPGPVNTPPAGTAVLHYNRADGNYDGWGLHDWTGAAAPTDWGNPLQPVRRDAFGAVFEVPLAPGATSLSYILHKGNDKDLPADQSLDLAGTGREVWILGGREGYLLPQAAGASSQLDPAAAKAQWIDARTVVVPPGYGAGDAALAAGTSAQLVYDPAGGIRADRGTLTGPGRWIRLEPAPGGLTAAQKAAFPHLAGYRAFTVDARDAARVPEALRSQLLFTEHLPSGAALAATGVQIPGVLDDLYARRTGRVDFGPAFYHGKVALSLWAPTAQEVSVQVFDTATGGTSRTLPLKRDDGTGVWEVVRDRAELDGKYYLYQVKVWAPTVQQLVVNTVTDPYSVALSTDSRRSLVADLAAKELEPPGWENHAVPPAVPLGREQIQELHVRDFSVADDTVPAAERGTYLAFTESGAAGAKHLRELAAAGVTTIHLLPTFDIATVRENRAEQKLPACDLAALAADSDQQQECVAAVAAQDAYNWGYDPLHYNVPEGSYATDPEGTARTVQFRRMVQAIHAAGLRVVLDVVYNHTAASGQAEHSVLDRVVPGYYQRLDANGKVTTDSCCADTAPEHAMMNRLVVDSVTTWAREYKVDGFRFDLMGLDPKSTMLDVQAALRRMTPDSDGVDGKNVLLYGEGWNFGVVADNARFEQATQLNLAGTGIATFDDRFRDSARGGNFQLSSAPQQGFASGLFTDPNGSAANGTPEQQKARLLQQTDRLKVGLTGNLAGYSFTDSSGRTVTGKDVDYNGAPTGYAARPGEALAYVDAHDNADLFDALAYKLPVGTAPADRARMQALALALTTLSQGPGFVQAGSDLLRSKSLDANSYDSGDWFNAIHWDPRDGNGWGRGLPPAADNKELWPTAKALLADPRLTVGPADIAAAGAQYQDFLRIKRSSPLFALPTLAAVQQRLGYPLSGTPGEVPGVLTLRLDGTGLPGAEKGITVVFNATPTERSQTVGALAGTAQALHPVQAAGADPVVKRSGFAAATGTFTVPGRTVAVFVQS; from the coding sequence GTGCTCCTCGCCGCCGCGCTCACCGCCGCCTCCCTCGGCACCGCCGGACCGGCCGCGCTCGCCGCCGCCCCGCCCGGCCCGCCCTCGGACGCCGCGCTGGCCGCCACCGCCGGTCGGCACGACCTCACCCGCGAGCAGTTCTACTTCGTGCTGCCGGACCGCTTCGCCAACGGCGACCGGGGCAACGACACGGGAGGCATCACCGGCACCCGCCTCGACCACGGCCTCGACCCGGCCGACAAGGGCTTCTACCACGGCGGCGACCTCGCCGGGCTGATCCAGCGGCTCGACTACATCCAGGACCTCGGCACCACCGCGATCTGGATGGCGCCGATCTTCACCAACAAGCCGGTCCAGGGCGCCGGGGACGCCGCCGGCGCCGGGTACCACGGCTACTGGATCACCGACTTCACCCGGGTCGACCCGCACTTCGGCACCAACGAGCAGTTGAAGGAACTGATAGCCAAGGCCCACGCCCGGGGCATCAAGGTCTTCTTCGACGTCATCACCAACCACACCGCCGACATCATCGACAACCGGCAGGGACAGTCCGGCTACCGCAGCACCGGCGCCTACCCGGTGCTGGACGCCGACGGCAGGCCCGTCGACGAGACCGCCCTCGCCGACGCCGCAGCTGCCTGGCCGAAGCTGACCAAGGACTCGTTCCCCTACAGCCCGGTCTTCCGCAAGCCCTCCGACGCCACCGCCAAGACCCCGGCCTGGCTCAACGACCCCGCGCTGTACCACAACCGGGGCGACTCCACCTTCGCCGGCGAGTCCGCCACCGAGGGCGACTTCTCCGGCCTCGACGACCTCGACACCCAGAACCCCAAGGTGGTCAAGGGCTTCGAGAAGGTCTACCAGCAGTGGGTCGAGGAGGCCGGCGTCGACGGCTTCCGGATCGACACCGTCAAGCACGTCAACATGGCCTTCTGGCAGCAGTGGGCGCCCGCGCTCAAGAAGTTCGCCGCCGAGCGGGGCAACAAGAAGTTCTTCATGTTCGGCGAGGTCTACTCGGGCGACCCGGCCGTCACCGCGCCCTACGTCACCAAGGGCCGGCTGCAGGCCACCCTCGACTTCCCGTTCCAGGGCGCCGCCCGCGCCTACGTCTCCCAGGGCGGACCGGCCCGGGGCCTGGCCGAGCTCTACGGCCAGGACCACCGCTACACCACCGCCGACACCGACGCCTACGAGCTGCCGACCTTCCTCGGCAACCACGACATGGGCCGCTTCGGCTCCTTCCTGCTCGCCGACAACCCCGGCGCCGACGAGGCCACCCTGCTGAAGAAGGACCGGCTCGGCAACGAGCTGATGTTCCTCACCCGCGGCCAGCCCGTCGTCTACTACGGCGACGAGCAGGGCTTCACCGGCGCCGGCGGCGACAAGGACGCCCGCCAGGACGTCTTCGCCTCGCAGACCCCCTCCTACAACACCGACCGCGTCCTCGGCGGCACCCCCGGCCCCGCCGACCGCTACGACCGGGACGCCGCGCCCTACCGGGACATCGCCGCCCTGGCGAAGCTCCGCCGCGACCACCCGGCGCTCGCCGACGGCGCCCAGATCGAGCGGTACGCGGCCGACGGCCCCGGCGTCTACGCCTTCTCCCGGATCGACGCCGCCCAGCAGATCGAGTACCTGGTCGCGGTCAACAACGCCCCCGAGGCGAAGACCGTCACCCTGGACACCTTCTCGGCCGGACAGGGTTTCGACCGGATCTACCCGGCGGCGGGGGAGCGGGTCTCCAGCGGCGCGGACCGCAGGGTCACTGTCACCGTCCCGGCGCTGTCCTCCCTCGTCCTCAGGGCCGCCGGGAAGGCCGCCCCGCTTCCGGCCGCGCCCTCGATCGCCGTCGAGGCGCCCGCCGATGGCTCCACCGGGACCGTCACCGTCGGTGCGAAGGTGCCCGGCGGCGGCTTCGGCCGGGTGACCTTCGCCGCGCAGGTCGGCGACCGGCCCTGGCAGGTGCTGGGCACCTCCGACACCGGCACGTCCGGCTCCGCCGGTCAGAAGCCCTACGCCGTCACCCAGGACCTCGCGGGCGTCGCCCCGGGCACGCCCGTCCGCTACAAGGCCGTGGTCCAGGACGCCGCCGGCCGGCTGGCCTCGGCCACCGGCGGGTTCACCACCGGCACCCCGGCCCCGAAGCCGGTCCCCAGTGCCGCCGCCCGCCCGTACGCCGTCGTCCACTACCAGCGCAAGGACGGCGACTACGACGGCTGGAACCTCTACGCCTGGGGCGACCTCGCCGACGGCGAGGCCACCCAGTGGCCCGCCGGGCACGGCTTCACCGGCCGGGACGCGTACGGCGCCTTCGCCTATGTGAAGCTCCGGCCGGGCGCCTCGGACCTCGGCTTCGTGGTCGAGAAGGACGGCGTCAAGGACGTCGACGCCGACCGGCACCTCGACCTCGGCGCCACCGGCGAGGTCTGGCTGAAGGAGGGCGACCCGGCCGTCCGCACCGCGAACCCGGGCCCGGTGAACACCCCGCCCGCGGGCACCGCGGTGCTCCACTACAACCGGGCCGACGGGAACTACGACGGCTGGGGCCTGCACGACTGGACCGGCGCCGCCGCCCCCACCGACTGGGGCAACCCGCTGCAGCCCGTCCGCCGGGACGCCTTCGGCGCCGTCTTCGAGGTACCGCTCGCCCCCGGCGCGACCAGCCTCAGCTACATCCTGCACAAGGGCAACGACAAGGACCTGCCCGCCGACCAGTCGCTCGACCTGGCCGGCACCGGCCGCGAGGTCTGGATCCTCGGCGGCCGGGAGGGCTACCTGCTGCCGCAGGCCGCCGGTGCCTCCTCCCAGCTGGACCCCGCCGCCGCCAAGGCCCAGTGGATCGACGCCCGCACCGTCGTCGTCCCGCCCGGGTACGGGGCCGGGGACGCCGCGCTCGCCGCCGGCACCAGCGCCCAGCTGGTGTACGACCCGGCGGGCGGCATCCGGGCCGACCGGGGCACCCTGACCGGGCCCGGCCGGTGGATCCGGCTCGAGCCCGCCCCCGGCGGGCTGACGGCCGCCCAGAAGGCGGCCTTCCCGCACCTGGCGGGCTACCGCGCCTTCACCGTGGACGCGCGCGACGCCGCCCGGGTGCCCGAAGCCCTGCGGAGCCAGCTGCTGTTCACCGAGCACCTGCCGAGCGGTGCCGCCCTGGCCGCCACCGGTGTGCAGATCCCCGGCGTGCTCGACGACCTGTACGCCCGCCGCACCGGCCGGGTCGACTTCGGACCGGCCTTCTACCACGGCAAGGTCGCGCTCTCGCTCTGGGCGCCGACCGCGCAGGAGGTCTCCGTCCAGGTCTTCGACACCGCCACCGGCGGCACCTCGAGGACCCTGCCGCTGAAGCGCGACGACGGGACCGGGGTCTGGGAGGTGGTCCGGGACCGGGCCGAACTCGACGGCAAGTACTACCTGTACCAGGTCAAGGTGTGGGCGCCGACGGTCCAGCAACTGGTGGTCAACACCGTCACCGACCCCTACTCCGTCGCCCTCTCCACCGACTCCCGGCGCAGCCTGGTCGCCGACCTCGCCGCGAAGGAGCTCGAGCCGCCGGGCTGGGAGAACCACGCCGTCCCGCCGGCCGTCCCGCTCGGACGGGAGCAGATCCAGGAGCTGCACGTCCGCGACTTCTCCGTCGCCGACGACACCGTCCCGGCCGCCGAGCGCGGCACCTACCTGGCCTTCACCGAGTCCGGGGCCGCCGGTGCGAAGCACCTGCGCGAGCTCGCCGCGGCCGGGGTCACCACGATCCACCTGCTGCCGACCTTCGACATCGCCACCGTCAGGGAGAACCGGGCCGAGCAGAAGCTGCCCGCCTGCGACCTCGCCGCCCTGGCCGCCGACAGCGACCAGCAGCAGGAGTGCGTGGCGGCCGTCGCCGCCCAGGACGCCTACAACTGGGGCTACGACCCGCTCCACTACAACGTGCCGGAGGGCTCCTACGCCACCGACCCCGAAGGGACCGCGCGCACCGTGCAGTTCCGGCGGATGGTGCAGGCGATCCACGCGGCCGGCCTGCGGGTGGTGCTCGACGTCGTCTACAACCACACCGCCGCGAGCGGCCAGGCCGAGCACTCGGTGCTGGACCGGGTCGTCCCCGGCTACTACCAGCGGCTGGACGCCAACGGCAAGGTGACCACCGACAGTTGCTGCGCCGACACCGCGCCCGAGCACGCCATGATGAACCGCCTGGTGGTCGACTCCGTCACCACCTGGGCGCGCGAGTACAAGGTGGACGGCTTCCGCTTCGACCTCATGGGCCTGGACCCGAAGTCCACGATGCTGGACGTGCAGGCCGCGCTGCGCCGGATGACGCCGGACTCGGACGGCGTGGACGGGAAGAACGTCCTGCTCTACGGCGAGGGCTGGAACTTCGGCGTGGTGGCGGACAACGCCCGGTTCGAGCAGGCCACCCAGCTCAACCTGGCCGGCACCGGCATCGCCACCTTCGACGACCGGTTCCGGGACTCCGCGCGCGGCGGCAACTTCCAGCTCTCCTCGGCGCCCCAGCAGGGCTTCGCCTCGGGTCTGTTCACCGATCCGAACGGCTCGGCCGCGAACGGCACCCCGGAGCAGCAGAAGGCCCGGCTGCTCCAGCAGACGGACCGGCTCAAGGTGGGGCTGACCGGCAACCTGGCCGGCTACTCCTTCACCGACAGCTCCGGACGGACCGTCACCGGCAAGGACGTCGACTACAACGGCGCCCCGACCGGTTACGCGGCCAGGCCCGGCGAGGCGCTCGCCTACGTGGACGCGCACGACAACGCCGACCTGTTCGACGCGCTCGCGTACAAGCTGCCGGTCGGCACCGCGCCCGCCGACCGGGCCCGGATGCAGGCGCTGGCGCTCGCGCTGACCACGCTGTCGCAGGGCCCCGGCTTCGTCCAGGCGGGCAGCGACCTGCTGCGTTCCAAGTCGCTGGACGCCAACTCCTACGACTCGGGCGACTGGTTCAACGCGATCCACTGGGACCCGCGGGACGGCAACGGCTGGGGCCGCGGACTGCCGCCGGCCGCGGACAACAAGGAGCTGTGGCCCACCGCGAAGGCCCTGCTGGCGGACCCGCGGCTGACCGTGGGACCGGCCGACATCGCGGCGGCGGGCGCGCAGTACCAGGACTTCCTGCGGATCAAGC